The genomic DNA GGCGGTGTCCGTTCGGGGTCGCGGTGGAACGCGAGGACGGCCCCCGCGAGCAGGAGCGCCAGCGCGACGGCGGCGCGCCGTCCCAGTCGGCGCGCGGTCGCGAGCCCCGCGAGCGCGGCGGCGACGGCGTAGCGGACGGCTCCCGGTGCGATTCGCATGGACGACGCTGCGGCCCTCGGCCACATCACCGTTCCGACCGCGACCGCGAACCCCTCCGCTTCCGGTGGAGGTGGCAGGTCCGGACGTGAAATTATGACACGGTAGCCGTCGAATCGGGGCTACCGGGGTGGTACCTGCCGTTGTCGATGTCACGATCGACCGGACGGGTCGGAATCTGGACTCGAAACGGGGGGCGACCGGGTCCGGGAGGTCCTCGCCCGGGGGTCACGCGGCGGTCGTGTGGGTCGCTGTCGGGATACTGCAAGGCCTTAGTACGCGGCCCGTGTGCGCCCCGTATGAACGTCGCAGACGCCATGACGCCCCGCGAGGAGGTGGTGACGGTGTCCATCCCCGGTACCCGTGAGGACGCCCTCGAATACCTGCAGGGCGGCGCCTTCTCCTCGATTCCGGTCGTGAAGGAGACCGACGACGGCGAGGAGTTCCGCGGCCTCGTCACCCGCGAGGCGCTCATCGAACAGCCCGACGAGGACCAGCTCGCGCTGCTGGTCGAGGCGGTCCCGACCGTGACGAGCGATGCCTCCCTGGCCGACGTGGCGCGACTCGTCCGCGAGACCGGTCACAACCGCGTCCCCGTGGTCGACGACGAACACCTCGCCGGCATCGTCACCGTGACCGACGTGATCCGTGCGCTGGCCAACGGCGAGATCGCCGGCACGGACGTCGAGGTCGGCCCGCTGGCGACGCCCACGATCAACACCATCTACCGCGAGACGCCGCTCCCGGTCGCGCAGGCGGAACTCGACTACGCCGACGTGCCCTACGCGGTCGTCCTCGACGACGAGGGCGAGCCGGAGGGGATGCTGACGGAGGTCGACATCATCGAGGTCGCCCGCGTCGAGGAGGGCGAGGACGACACGGGCGAGTCCATCGCCGACGAGGACGACGACTGGAAGTGGGAGGGCATCAAGGCGACCGGCAACCGCTACATGCCGACCCGGAACGTCGAGATTCCCGCCGAGCCCGCCCACCAGTTCATGAGCCCGGACCTCGTGACGGTCACGCGCAAGCGGACCGCCCAGGACGCCGCCCAGCTGCTCATCTCCAACGACATCGAACAGCTCCCGCTGATGACGGCCGACGACATGGTCGGCATCCTCCGGGACGTGGACCTGCTCGCGGCGGTGATCGAGGATGAGTGAGGGCGAGGACGCGTCCCGCTCGGACGGCGGCGATATCGAGCCGGTCCCGGCCGACGAGGAGCTGGAGACGGTCGCCGAACTGGCGAAGCGGCGGGGCTTCTTCTTCCCCGCCTCCCGTGCGTACGGCGGCGTCGCCGGCTTCTACACGTACGGTCCGGAGGGCGCCGCGCTCAAGCGCAACGTCGAGGACGCCTGGCGCGACCTGTTCGTGACCCAGGAGGGCCACATGGAGATCGCTGCGCCGGACGTGATGCCCGAGCCCGTCTTCGAGGCGTCGGGCCACCTCGACGGCTTCGACGACATGATCATCGAGTGCCCCGAGTGTGGCACCAACCACCGGGCCGACCACCTCGTCGAGGACGCCACCGGCATCGAGGAGGCCGAGTCCCTGCCGATCCCCGAGATCGAGGAGCTCATCGCGGAGTACGACCTCGACTGCACCACGTGTGGCGCGTCGCTGACCGACGTGCCGGTCGAGGATTTCAACCTGATGTTCGAGACGAACATCGGCCCCGGGAGCTCGAAGCCGGGCTACCTCCGCCCGGAGACCGCCCAGGGCATCTTCGTGGAGTTCCCGCAGCTCAAACAGTACGCCCGCAACCAGCTCCCGTTCGGCGTCGCACAGGTCGGTACCGCGTGGCGCAACGAGATCTCCCCGCGCCGCGCCCTCGTGCGGGTCCGGGAGTTCACGCAGGCCGAACTGGAGCACTTCGTCGACCCCGACGAGGACGAGCCGCCGCTCGAACGCGTCGCGGACGTCGAACTGACGCTGTATCCCGCCGACGAGCAGGAGGCCGAGGACGGCGACTACGTCGAGTGCACGGTCCGGGAGGCCGTCGACGAGAACATCGTCGCTTCGGACTGGGTGGCCTACTACCTGGGCCTCTCGCAGGACTGGTACGAGCGCGTCGGCGTCGACATGGACCGATTCAGGTACCGCCAGCACCTCTCCGGCGAACTCGCCCACTACGCCGCGGACTGCTGGGACGCCGAGGCCGAACTCGGCGGCGACTGGGTGGAGATCACGGGATTCGCCTACCGCTCGGACTACGACCTCTCGAAGCACGGCGCCCACTCCGACGAGGACTTCACGCTGTTCAAGCAGTACGACGAACCGAAGACCGTCGAGCGCGCGACCGTCGACCCCGACATGTCCGTCCTCGGCCCGGAGTTCGGCGGCGACGCCGGCGCCGTGCAGGACGCGCTCAACGACCTCGTCGAGCGCGACCCCGAGGCCTTCGACGGCGAGACCGTCACCGTGGAGGTCGACGGCGAGTCCTACGAGGTCGACGTCGAGCACACCAACTTCGCCCGCGAGGAGGTCACGGAGTCGGGCGAGCACATCACACCCCACGTCGTCGAGCCGTCGTTCGGTATCGGTCGCATCGTCTACACCGTCCTCACGCACGCGTACGACCGCGACCTCGTGGACGGCGAGGAGCGCGCGTTCCTCGACCTGCCGCCCGAGGTGGCGCCGACCACCGTCGGCGTCTTCCCGCTGATGGACAAGGACGGGCTCGGCGAGCGTGCCCGCGAGGTCGAGGCGGACCTGCGGCGGGCCGGCTTCGCCGTCGCCTACGACGACTCCGGCAACATCGGTCGGCGCTACCGCCGGCAGGACGAGGTCGGCACGCCGTACTGCGTCACGGTCGACTACGAGTCGCTGGAGGACGACACCGTCACGGTCCGCGAGCGCGACTCGACCGAGCAGGCCCGCGTCGACATCGACGACCTGCCCGTGACCCTGGCCGCCCTCCGAACCGGGAGCACCGATATCACCGAGCTGTAGGCCGATGCCAGACACCGCCGGCGCCGACGGGGGCGAGGGCGGTGCGGACGGGGGAGCGTCGGCCGATACCGGGACCGACGGTGGTGGCGTGCTCTCGCGGCTCCGCCACCCCGAGATCGAGCGCCGGCTGGTCCACGTCTCGGGGGCGCTCGCGCCGGCGAGCTACCTGCTCGGGGTGTTCACCTGGCGCCAGCTGGGGCTCGTCCTGCTGGGCGGGTCGATGCTGGCTGCGATGCTGGAGGCCGGCCGCCTGTCGGGTCGGCTCGACCTCTCCATCTACGACCGCCTCACCCGCGAGTACGAGCAGGACAACGTCGCGGGCTACGCGCTGTACGTGGTGAGCGTCACGCTCGTCGTCCTGCTGTTCGAGCCGCGGGTCGCGATTCCGGCGGTGCTGGCGCTCGCCATCGCCGACCCCGTCTCCGGGCTGCTGGGGTCTGGCGAGTTGCGCGACGTGAAGCAGGGGTACGTCCTGCTGGCGACGTTCGGCGTCGCCACCGGCCTCGCGAGCTTCTTCGTCCCGCCGCTGGCGGCGGTGCTGGGCGGGCTGGCGACCGCGCTCGCCGACGGCGTCAAACCGGTCGTCAGCGGGTACGTCCTCGACGACAACCTCACCATCCCGCCCGCAGCCGCGGTCGCGATGACGCTCGGGCTGGAGCTGGCTGGCCGGCTGCCGGCGCTGGGGTAGTCAGCCGGGGGTCGTTCCGGCCCCGGATCCGCCGCGCAGCCGGGCGACGAGCGCCTCGATGCGCCCGGAGGACCGCATCAACACCGTCCCGAGGATGCTCATCGCGAGGACGTAGCCGACGATGAGCGCCGTCAGCTGCGGGTCCAGGCCCGCCGTGACCGCCAGCGCCGCCAGCACGAGCGAGAACTCGCCGCGCGCGACCATCGCCAGCGCCATCCGCACCCGGCGGCGCTCGGTCAGGCCGTACGCGGCCGCGCCCAGGTACCCGGAGACGAGTTTCGTGACCGCCGTGATGCCGACGAGCGCGGCGAGCGGCACCGCCACCGCCCCCAGCGTCCCGGGGTCGGTCGTCAGGCCGATGGCGAAGAAGAAGACGGCGGCGTAGAGGTCCCGCTCGGAGGTGATGACGCGCTCGACGCGGTGGGCGTGTTCGGTGCCCCCGACGGCCGCGCCGAGGAAGAACGCGGCGACGGCCTCGCTCACGCCGAGCGCCAGCGCGACGCCGGCGACGACCGTGACGGCGGCGACGATGCGCAGCAGGAACAGCTCGTCCGCACTGGTGTCGAGCGCCCGCGCGACCAGCGGCGTCCCGATGGTCGCGAGCCCGACGAGCGCGGCGATGACCGCGATGCTGATGCCGAGCGGGACGAGCGCGCTCGCGAGGCCGCCGCCCGAGAGCGCGACCGCCGTCAGCAGCGCGAGGTAGACCGCGATGACGAGGTCCTCCGCGATGAGCACGCCCAGGATGGCCTCGGCCTCGGGGTCGGCGATCCAGCCGAGTTCGATGAGCGACTTCGTGATGATGGCCGACGAGGAGATGTAGGTCGCGCCCGCGAGCAGGACGCTCTCGACGAGGCCGAAGCCGAACACCACCCCGAGCGCGAAGCCGGCCCCGGCGTTCAACAGGAGGTCGACACCCGCGGCTCGCGTGACGGCCTCGCGCCGACGGAGCAGGCTCGAGAGGTCGAACTCCAGGCCGATGAAGAACAGCAGGAGGACGATGCCCAGCTCCTGCAGGAGCGTGATGAACTCCTGTTGCTGGACGAGCGTGAGCGACCGGCCCCCGATCTCGGGCGCGTTCGGCCCCACGAGGACGCCGGCGACGATGTACGCCGGGATGACCGACTGGTCGAGCCGGCTGGCGATGGCGCCGCCGACGGCCAGCGTCGCGAAGACGACGCCCGCCGCCAGCAGGAGCGACTCCGACGCGGCCATCAGGCTCCGTCCGTGTCGTCGGAGCCGGCGCCGTCGTCGTCCGCGCCGTCGATGGTCGCGTCCCCGCCCTGGCAGCGGTCGGCGAAGACGGTCTGCTGCTCGCGGGTCCCCAGCGTCACGAGGATGTCGCCCGCCTCGACGCGGAAGTCCGAATCCGGGTTCGGGACGGTGTCGGCACCGCGCTGGACGGCGATGACCGACACGCCCGAGACCGCCCGCAGGTCGGCCTCCGCGAGTGTCTTTCCGGCGACGGCCGAGGCGTCGGTGATGTCGACCCACTCGATGATGGCGTCGCCCAGCGGGACCGAGAGCCGGTCCATGTCGACGGCCTCGAAGTAGGCGCCCTCGAGGATGGAGCCGAGGTAGTTGGCCTGCTGGCTGGTCAGCTCGAACACCTTCTCGGAGTCGGCGTCCGCGTCCGGCCGGCGGAACACCTCGACCCGGCCGTCGTGATGCAGTAGGACCACGGCGCGGGCCCCGCCGCCCACGTCGACCTCGAACTTCTTGCCGACGCCGGGCACGTCGGCCTCGTAGACGGTCATGGGCGGGCGTTCGAACGTCGACGGCTTAACTCCGGGCGGTCGGATACGGGGGTGTCGCGGCCGCCCCGCCCCCCGGGGCGCCGTGCTCCCGCGTCGGTCGGAGATGGATATATCGGGTATACCCTCCGAACAATCGATAAAATGTTCAAAATAATTGCATTATTTACAATATTGGCCGAGAATCGGTCTGTTCGCTACGCTAACTCGGCGGTTCCGTCCGGAGCCGGGAGTGCCCGGAGGTCCCGTGGCGGCACGAGGAAGTTGCCCCGGTGTCGGACGAAGATGTACTCCAGGATGCCGTTGTTGACGCGCTGGCGGACGGCGGGCGTGACCTCGGTGAGGTCCTGCCCGTTCATGGCCTCGCGGACGGCGTCGAACTCGGACATCTCGCGCTGGAGGGAGGGGAAGTGGAGGCTGGCGATGCCGTCGTCGGCGGACTCGAAGTGACGGCGGTTGAGCTTCACGCCGCCGTCCTCGTCCCGGTTCGCCCGGGCGGCCTTCTGTGCGTGGCCCACCCGTCCGTGTTCGCGGGCCTGCTCGCGGATGGTGTCGAGCGTCTCGTCCACGCGTGAGTCGTCGCCGAGGTTCTCGCCGACGCCCTCGACCCAGTCGTTCTCGGCGTGCATCGGCGAGAACATCTCCATCACCTGCTCGGTGAAGTCCTGCTCGCCGTACCAGTCGGCCAGCCGCTGGCGGAGGTTGGCGACGTGCTTCGTGGTGCCGCCGGCGAACGGCCCCTCCTCGATGGTCACGCGGTCCTCGGGGGCCTGGTTCTTCGCGAACCCGGCCTTGAAGCCCATGAACAGCGGGCTCGCCTCCGGCACGGGGCCGTCGGCGGGAACGCCCTCCAGGCCGTCCTGCTTCGAGGCGGGGAGGCCGGCGCCGACGAACCCGGTCCGGCGGTCGGCCACCTCGAAGACGTCGGTGAGCGCGGCGTCGAACGCGACGCCGTTGGCGCGCTCGCGCTCGCCGGTGAGCGCGAGTTCCGCCGCCAGCAGCGCGTCCGGGCGGTCGCTGGCGAGGTGGAGCAGCGCGTCCTGCCGGTCGAAGTCGGGCGTCTCGAACGCGGAGAGCCGCCTGGCCGGGTAGATGTCGACGCCCTCCGGCGCCGACCCGTACCGCTGGAAGTACTCCGGCGAGTACGCGACCGAGCGCAGCAGCCCCTCGTGGGACCACGCGTACGCCTCGTCCAGCCGCGTGAGCGCGCGCTCGACGGTCGCGCGCTGGTCGGCCGTCGGCGGCCCCTCGCCGGGCAGGTTCAGGTAGAGCAGCGTCTGGTGGCTCGGTAGCTGCTCGTTGCCGAACGCGTCGCGGCGGATGTACTCGCCCCAGGCGAACTGCCGCGCCGGGAGCGTCGAGAGGTCGGCCGGCCCGGACGGGACGGGCGGCCGGTCCTCGCCCTGGTAGCCGACGGCGTCGAGACACGCCGAGAGCCCGACGCTGCCGCCGACCGCGACGGCCGCCTTCAGTACGTCGCGCCGTGTTCGTCCGTCGTCCGTTCCGGTCATGGTCGGTCGTTGCGGGTGGAGGTGTTTAGTCGTTCCATGCTGTCCGGGTCAGAGTGTGAGGCTGGTCGGTTGCATGTCGACGAAGGCGGTCTCGTACCCCTCGTGGCGGGCGACCTGCGGCGGGGTCGTCACGCGCAGTTCGAGGGTGTCGCCCGACGCGACCGAGCCGACGGCCGCGCCGTAGTGGTAGTTCAGGTCCGGGTCGAGCGTGCGAGACAGGGTCCCGTCGAAGACGGTCTCCCCGCCGCTCGTCAGCGTCCCCTCCAGCGCCATCGCCGGCAGGACCATCCGGTTGTACGGCGTCCGGGCGGATACCGCGAGGTACTGCGAGCCGTCGGGTGCGTCGACGCCCGCGGGTGGCGACTCGAGCGTGGTCACGACGAGTTTCGCATCGCCCGTCTCGGCCGTCCCGCGAACCGTCCCCGGCAGCTCCTCGGCCGGCGGCAGCGTCGACTGGGGCAGCATCCCCATCTCCATCGGGCTCCGGGCCATCCGTTGCCCCGCCTTGTCGGGCGTCTCCTCGAACATGATCTCGTCGCGTGCGGCCTGGCTGTAGTCGAAGCCGATGGTCGTCTCGGCGGGGTCGCCGAACCGCCCCTCGAACGCGCCCGTCCGCCGGATGTTCATCCCGCCGACCGAGAGGGTCACGTCGTAGCTCCCGTCGCCGTCCAGCGAGAAGTTCGCGCCGTAGTGGAAGCCCATCGGCTGAGAGAGCATCGGGTAGATGACCTCCTGGCTCACGAGGTCGCCGCCCTTCGATATCTCGATGCTGAGTCCCGTCTCCGGGAGGACGATGCCCGTCTCGGGGTCCCAGACGCTCGCCATCAGGTGGACGTCGTCGTCGTCCTCGATGCTCGTCTTCTGGACCTCGTCCCCGTTGACGTTCCAGAACCGGTGGGGGTAGCTGTACATCAGGGCGAACTGGTAGTCGCCCGATTTCCCCATCCCGCTCATCTCCATCCCCTCGACGTGGGTGGGGAAGTAGACGGCGTCCGGGCGGTTCGAGAGGACCGGCGGGCTGGAGAGCGAGCGGGTCTCGACCAGGCCGCTACAGCCCGCGAGCCCGGTCGCGCCCGCTCCCGCGGCCCCCAGCAGGAAATCGCGTCGTTGCATTGGATATCCGTCGGGTCCCCCCGCAAAAACGGGTTCTGGTCCGACCGTCGAAACCGTCGTCTGCTGGCCGCTCCCGGCCGGTCGGGGCGTGTCAGGCCTCCCGTCGGGCCCGCCCGAGTGCCAGTGCGACGACGGCCGCAGCCGCGACGATCACCACGGGGCCGAATCCGGGCTGGCCGCCCGTCTCGGTCGTGCCGTCGCCGGGCGTCGCACTCGCGTTCCCGGTCGCGCCGCCGTCCCCGCCCGGCGGCGCGGTCGTCGGGACCGGGGTCGTCACGATGCCGCCGCTGCGCTCGGGTTCGACGCTGAACCGGGTGGCGACGGTCTCGTTGCCCGCCTCGATGGGTGGCTCGTCGCCGTCGAACCGTCGGTCCCCGTCGTCGCGGTGGAGGCTCACGCGTGCCGCGAACGAGCCCCCGGTCGACTCGTAGAACGACTCGTTCACCGCGACGGAGACGTTCTCGTACGTCCCGGTGTCGAGGGTCCGGGTCCCGACGACCCGGCCGTCGGCGGTCCGGTTGCGGACGACGAGGTGCCCGCGCTCGGGGAGCGTCGCCTGCCGGACGGTCACAGTCGGCCCGTCGGCCCGCTGCGGGAAGTCGTCCTCGCCGGTGACGACCGCGCGGTCGCCACGTTCGACCACGAACCGGTCCGTGACGATGACGCCGAACCCGCCCAGCGGCGGGTCCTCGCTCGTGTACTCCCCGTCACCGTCCTCGCCGTGGAGGACGACGACGACCTCGCGGGTGGTCCAGTTGGCCCACGCGCCGTCCTCGATGGTGACCGCGATGTCCGTGTAGAAGGCGTTCCGGCGGGGGAGCCGGGTGGCGCCGAGCGCCTCGCCGTAGCCGTCCGCGGTCCGCTCGTGGACGACGGCCCAGCCCGACTCCTCCACGAAGGCTCCCTCGACCACGACGGTCCCGTCGGGCGTGACCTGCGGGTCCGCGGAGACGTAGTTGACCGAGTGCCCGCCCACGACGCCCGCACCGACGAGCGCGGCCGCCAGCACGAGGAGGGTCAGCGTTGCGGCACCGGGTCGCATGAGCGGGACTTCGGCATCGGGGCGCAAGAGGCTGCGGGTTCCTTCCCGATGCCGTACGCTGTTGCCGCCGTCGACGACTGATTCCTCCTGTCAGTCGAGTGGGCGCGCGCTGGCGGCCGTGCCCGCAGGGTCGGCCGCCTCTACACCGTGCGAGGTCCTCGCGAGCGGAGCGAGCGAGGGCTCGGTAGAGCTCGCTCTACCGGTGGCCGAGAAGCGCAGGCCGAACGAAGTAAGGCCGAGGACCGAAGCGAGGCGCGCGAATCGAGAGTGCGAGGGCTTCGGAGGTGGTTGCGTCGGTGCTGAGACGGTGGCTGAATCATCGATAAATGCGTTCAAAAGATAGAAATATGGAATTATTTAGATGAAATCACGGTATTATTGGTTTATTCACTCGGCAAGGAGCGAATCCACGAGCCGCGTGAACCGGTCGACGAGCCGCTCCGGGAGCGACGGTTCGGCCCGTTGCAGGAGCCGTGCCGTCCGCTCGGGCGCCGACAGCGTCAGGACCACGCGGTTCCCGTCGCGTTCCGTGCGGACCACGCCGGCCTCGACCAGCCGGTCGACGTGCCAGGAGCAGGTCGAGCGGGCGATGCCGACCCGCTCCGCGGTCTCGCCCGCGCCGAGCGGGCCCGCAGCGAGCAGTTCAGCCACGATGTCGGCGCTCGTCTCGCGATGGAGCAGCGCGAGCGCGGCCCGCTCCCAGTCGTCGAACTCGGGCGGGTAGTAGTGGGTCCGGCCGAACAGTTCGTCGGCCACGAGCCGGTCGGCGCGGATGAGCCGCTTGAGGTGGTACTGGACCTGCCCGGGAGCGAGGTCCAGCACCCGGACGAGTTCGTTGAAGTGGACGCCCGGGCAGTCCCGGACGTGGTCGTGGATGGCCCGGCGGGTCGCGTTCTCGGCCGTCTCACTCATCGTCGTGTCCCCCCTCGAAACCGCCCGGGTGCGTGTCGCGTCCGCCGTCCGGCGCCGCCTCGGGCGTCTCGTCCGAGCGGGCCCGCCGCCGGACCGACCGCGCCGTGTAGACGGCCGCGATGACCAGCGCGGCCATCAGCACGTCCAGGATGTGCTCGGCGAGATGGTGGTCGGGGTCCGCCAGCAGGCCGGCCATCGCGGCTGTCGCCACGCCGACGCGTGCCAGTAGCGTCGCGAGCGCGAGCGCCACCAGCAGGTACGAGGCCGAGCGTCGGCGCGCGAAGCCCGCGAGCGCGAGGCCCAGCAGCGTGGCTGCCGCGACCCCTGCGAGCGCCAGCAGCACGATGAGCACCGGCCCGTTCGCCATGAATGTGCGTAGTCATCGTTCGTGTTTAGGTCCGTCGGCGTCGCGCGTGAGCGACGAGACCGACCACGAGGGCCAGTGCCGCCGCCAGGGTGCCGAATCCGGGCTGGCCGTCCGTGCCCGTCGTGCTGGCGTCGGTCGCCGTTCCGTCTCCGCTCGTTCCGTCTCCGCTCGCCGTGGACCCGGCCGTCGCGGTCGTGACGAGGCTGCCGTCGTCCGAGCCGTCGGTCGCGCTCGGGGTGGTCACCGCCGCGCCCTCGTCGCCATCCCCGGCCCCGTCCCCGCCGCCGGTGTCCGTCCGGTTGAGGGAGACGAAGGTGGTGAGCGTTTCGCCCCCCGCCCGGACGGGCTCGTCGTCGGCGTCGAAGGTGCCGTCGCCGTCGTCGCGGTAGACGGTGAACGCGATGCGGGCGCGGGCATCCTGGCGCTCGTAGTAGTCCTCGTCCAGCTCGACGGTGACGTTCCCGTGGGTGCCGGCGCCGAGCGCCGTGGCGCCGACGGGTTCCAGCGCGGTCTCGTTCTCGCCGACATCGGTCACGTTCCGCGCGACGAGGTGGCCGTCGCTCGGGAGCCGGACGGTCCGGGCGGTCACGCTCGGACCGTCAGTCTCCTGCGGGCTGAACGCCCGTGCGCCGACGTAGGCACCCGTTCCCCGTTCGAGCGTGAACCGGTCGGTCGCCGCCCGTCCGAAGAACGTCAGGACCTCGTCCTCCTCGGGGTCGAAGCCGCTCGAGCCCTCGTCGTTGTGGAGCGCGACGTGGACGGTGCGGGCCTCGCCCTCGGGCCAGTCGCGCCAGGCCGCCTCGTCGATGCTGACGGCGAGGTCGGTCCGGAAGCCGGCGCCGCTCAGCCGCCTCGTCGCGATGACCTCGCCCCGCGAGCCGTCGTCGTCGCGGTAGACCGCCAGCCAGGCGTCGTCGGCGACGTACGCCGTCTCGACCAGCACGGTCCCGTCTGCCGAGACCTGTGGGTCGCCACGGACATCGTTGACGTGGGCGCTGACGGGGAGCGGGACCGCCGCCAGTGCGGCCACGCAGGCCAGGGCGAGCGTCGCCGCGAGCGCGTGTCGTCTCACTGTCGAAGCATTGCGGGGCACAGCGTATAGCGCATTTCCCAATTCGGACCAGAATCGTCCGGTCGTCGGCCACGGTGGCTCGCCACCGGCCGCTCAGACCGTGAACGTCATCGGCTCCATCTGGAGGAACGCCCGCTCGTACCCCTCGTGGCGTGCGATCTGCGGCGGCGTCGGGACCCGTAGCTCGACCTCGTCGCCGGCCTCCAGCCCACTCTCGATGGCGGCGCCGTAGTGGTAGTCCAGCTCGGGATCCAGCGTCCGGGTCAGCGCGCCGTCGAGGACGGTCTCGCCGCCCCGGGTGACGGTCGCCTCGACGGCCATCGACGGCAGGACGATGCCGTTGTACGGGGTTCGGGCGGAGACGGCGAGGTACTGCTCGGCGTCGAACCGGCTCGCGGCGTCGCCCGAGAGCTGTGTCGAGAGGAACGTGGCGTCGTCGCTGGTCGTCTCCGCGAGGAACTCGCCGGGCAGGTCTTCCTTCGCCGGGGCGTACGCCTGCGGCATCATCCCCATGCTCATCGGCTGGACCGCGCCACGCTTGCCGTACTGCTCCAGTTCCTCGACGGTCACCTTCGAACGTTCCTCCTCGTTGAACGCGAACGGGACCTCCACCGTCGCGGGATCGCCGAATCGGCCCTCGAAGGCGCCCGTCCGGCGGGTGCTCATCCCGCCGATCCCCACCTTCGCGGTGTACTCCCCGTCGCCGGCCAGCCCGAAGTTGCCGCCCCAGTGGAACCCCATCCGCTGGGAGAGCATCGGGTAGATGACCTCCTGACTCACCAGTTCGTCGCCCTGCACGATCTCGACCGAGACGCCGACCTCCGGGAGGACCGTGTTCGTCTCGGTGTCCCAGACGACGGCCATCAGGTGGATGCTGTCGGAGTCCTCCTTCGGCGTCTTCTGCTTCTCCGACCCGACGACGTTCCAGAAGACGTGCGGGGCGGCGTACATCAGGCCGACCGTGTAGTCGCCCTCCGATTCGGTCCCCTGCATCGCCATGCTCTCGGCGTAGCGCTGGACGTAGACCCCCTCGGGCAGGGAGTCCTGGTCGGCCTGCGTCGGCGTCTCGCCGCTGCCGCCGGCCGGCGTCGGTGTCGGGTCCGAGCCACCGTCCCCCTCGTCGGTGCCGGTGCACCCGGCCACCGCGAGGATACCGGCCGCGCTCCCTGCCCGCAGGAACTGCCGTCTGTTCATTCGTGTGTCGGGTAGGTCAGAGCCCGGAAAATGGGTTC from Haloglomus litoreum includes the following:
- a CDS encoding CBS domain-containing protein, with the translated sequence MNVADAMTPREEVVTVSIPGTREDALEYLQGGAFSSIPVVKETDDGEEFRGLVTREALIEQPDEDQLALLVEAVPTVTSDASLADVARLVRETGHNRVPVVDDEHLAGIVTVTDVIRALANGEIAGTDVEVGPLATPTINTIYRETPLPVAQAELDYADVPYAVVLDDEGEPEGMLTEVDIIEVARVEEGEDDTGESIADEDDDWKWEGIKATGNRYMPTRNVEIPAEPAHQFMSPDLVTVTRKRTAQDAAQLLISNDIEQLPLMTADDMVGILRDVDLLAAVIEDE
- the glyS gene encoding glycine--tRNA ligase — its product is MSEGEDASRSDGGDIEPVPADEELETVAELAKRRGFFFPASRAYGGVAGFYTYGPEGAALKRNVEDAWRDLFVTQEGHMEIAAPDVMPEPVFEASGHLDGFDDMIIECPECGTNHRADHLVEDATGIEEAESLPIPEIEELIAEYDLDCTTCGASLTDVPVEDFNLMFETNIGPGSSKPGYLRPETAQGIFVEFPQLKQYARNQLPFGVAQVGTAWRNEISPRRALVRVREFTQAELEHFVDPDEDEPPLERVADVELTLYPADEQEAEDGDYVECTVREAVDENIVASDWVAYYLGLSQDWYERVGVDMDRFRYRQHLSGELAHYAADCWDAEAELGGDWVEITGFAYRSDYDLSKHGAHSDEDFTLFKQYDEPKTVERATVDPDMSVLGPEFGGDAGAVQDALNDLVERDPEAFDGETVTVEVDGESYEVDVEHTNFAREEVTESGEHITPHVVEPSFGIGRIVYTVLTHAYDRDLVDGEERAFLDLPPEVAPTTVGVFPLMDKDGLGERAREVEADLRRAGFAVAYDDSGNIGRRYRRQDEVGTPYCVTVDYESLEDDTVTVRERDSTEQARVDIDDLPVTLAALRTGSTDITEL
- a CDS encoding dolichol kinase; this translates as MPDTAGADGGEGGADGGASADTGTDGGGVLSRLRHPEIERRLVHVSGALAPASYLLGVFTWRQLGLVLLGGSMLAAMLEAGRLSGRLDLSIYDRLTREYEQDNVAGYALYVVSVTLVVLLFEPRVAIPAVLALAIADPVSGLLGSGELRDVKQGYVLLATFGVATGLASFFVPPLAAVLGGLATALADGVKPVVSGYVLDDNLTIPPAAAVAMTLGLELAGRLPALG
- a CDS encoding cation:proton antiporter; the encoded protein is MAASESLLLAAGVVFATLAVGGAIASRLDQSVIPAYIVAGVLVGPNAPEIGGRSLTLVQQQEFITLLQELGIVLLLFFIGLEFDLSSLLRRREAVTRAAGVDLLLNAGAGFALGVVFGFGLVESVLLAGATYISSSAIITKSLIELGWIADPEAEAILGVLIAEDLVIAVYLALLTAVALSGGGLASALVPLGISIAVIAALVGLATIGTPLVARALDTSADELFLLRIVAAVTVVAGVALALGVSEAVAAFFLGAAVGGTEHAHRVERVITSERDLYAAVFFFAIGLTTDPGTLGAVAVPLAALVGITAVTKLVSGYLGAAAYGLTERRRVRMALAMVARGEFSLVLAALAVTAGLDPQLTALIVGYVLAMSILGTVLMRSSGRIEALVARLRGGSGAGTTPG
- a CDS encoding cation:proton antiporter regulatory subunit, translating into MTVYEADVPGVGKKFEVDVGGGARAVVLLHHDGRVEVFRRPDADADSEKVFELTSQQANYLGSILEGAYFEAVDMDRLSVPLGDAIIEWVDITDASAVAGKTLAEADLRAVSGVSVIAVQRGADTVPNPDSDFRVEAGDILVTLGTREQQTVFADRCQGGDATIDGADDDGAGSDDTDGA
- a CDS encoding DUF7405 family protein, translating into MTGTDDGRTRRDVLKAAVAVGGSVGLSACLDAVGYQGEDRPPVPSGPADLSTLPARQFAWGEYIRRDAFGNEQLPSHQTLLYLNLPGEGPPTADQRATVERALTRLDEAYAWSHEGLLRSVAYSPEYFQRYGSAPEGVDIYPARRLSAFETPDFDRQDALLHLASDRPDALLAAELALTGERERANGVAFDAALTDVFEVADRRTGFVGAGLPASKQDGLEGVPADGPVPEASPLFMGFKAGFAKNQAPEDRVTIEEGPFAGGTTKHVANLRQRLADWYGEQDFTEQVMEMFSPMHAENDWVEGVGENLGDDSRVDETLDTIREQAREHGRVGHAQKAARANRDEDGGVKLNRRHFESADDGIASLHFPSLQREMSEFDAVREAMNGQDLTEVTPAVRQRVNNGILEYIFVRHRGNFLVPPRDLRALPAPDGTAELA
- a CDS encoding DUF7350 domain-containing protein, encoding MQRRDFLLGAAGAGATGLAGCSGLVETRSLSSPPVLSNRPDAVYFPTHVEGMEMSGMGKSGDYQFALMYSYPHRFWNVNGDEVQKTSIEDDDDVHLMASVWDPETGIVLPETGLSIEISKGGDLVSQEVIYPMLSQPMGFHYGANFSLDGDGSYDVTLSVGGMNIRRTGAFEGRFGDPAETTIGFDYSQAARDEIMFEETPDKAGQRMARSPMEMGMLPQSTLPPAEELPGTVRGTAETGDAKLVVTTLESPPAGVDAPDGSQYLAVSARTPYNRMVLPAMALEGTLTSGGETVFDGTLSRTLDPDLNYHYGAAVGSVASGDTLELRVTTPPQVARHEGYETAFVDMQPTSLTL
- a CDS encoding DUF7282 domain-containing protein, with translation MRPGAATLTLLVLAAALVGAGVVGGHSVNYVSADPQVTPDGTVVVEGAFVEESGWAVVHERTADGYGEALGATRLPRRNAFYTDIAVTIEDGAWANWTTREVVVVLHGEDGDGEYTSEDPPLGGFGVIVTDRFVVERGDRAVVTGEDDFPQRADGPTVTVRQATLPERGHLVVRNRTADGRVVGTRTLDTGTYENVSVAVNESFYESTGGSFAARVSLHRDDGDRRFDGDEPPIEAGNETVATRFSVEPERSGGIVTTPVPTTAPPGGDGGATGNASATPGDGTTETGGQPGFGPVVIVAAAAVVALALGRARREA